A stretch of the Elephas maximus indicus isolate mEleMax1 chromosome 3, mEleMax1 primary haplotype, whole genome shotgun sequence genome encodes the following:
- the LOC126071661 gene encoding phospholipase A2, membrane associated-like, with protein sequence MKTLLLLVVIMALGLLQVQGNLLEFRKMIHLVTGKEAASSYGFYGCYCGLGGKGSPKDATDWCCAEHDCCYKRLEKHGCGTKLLSYQFTYRGGQIICAKQGFCRSQLCQCDRKAAYCFARNRKTYKKRFKYYPNVLCSGSAPRC encoded by the exons ATGAAGACCCTCCTGCTGTTGGTAGTAATCATGGCCTTGG GCCTGCTGCAAGTACAGGGGAATTTGCTGGAGTTCCGGAAAATGATCCATTTGGTGACAGGAAAGGAAGCTGCGTCCAGCTATGGTTTCTATGGTTGCTACTGTGGCCTTGGCGGCAAAGGATCCCCCAAGGATGCAACAGATTG GTGCTGCGCTGAACACGACTGCTGCTATAAACGTCTGGAGAAACATGGGTGTGGCACCAAACTTCTGAGCTACCAGTTTACTTACCGTGGGGGCCAAATCATCTGTG CGAAACAGGGCTTCTGCAGGAGTCAGCTGTGTCAATGCGATAGAAAGGCTGCCTACTGTTTTGCAAGAAACCGGAAGACCTATAAGAAAAGATTCAAATACTACCCCAATGTGCTGTGCAGTGGGAGCGCCCCCCGTTGCTGA